The proteins below are encoded in one region of Sander lucioperca isolate FBNREF2018 chromosome 11, SLUC_FBN_1.2, whole genome shotgun sequence:
- the LOC116039168 gene encoding transmembrane protein 125 yields MPELDNFAPLRGQRGPELSLNGPADPLQIQHSILEEQVELWWFRDPGKSLLCYCVAVLLIVGCGLGGVGLLSTTTSVSSEWRLGAGTALCLLALGVLLKQLLSSAVQDMNCVRSRQRINMLKSGGLSDVLVVLITGLSLLICGGVLLYLALANHMPKPGQALNDMYISGVVLLAGGGAAVVGVGIYSFAVVLLERTRHGRRLVDRVLNIFTVSGHMDRQARRETTSSLANLI; encoded by the coding sequence ATGCCTGAACTGGACAACTttgcccccctgaggggtcagAGAGGTCCCGAGCTGAGCTTAAATGGTCCAGCAGACCCACTTCAGATTCAGCACAGCATCCTGGAAGAGCAGGTGGAGCTGTGGTGGTTCAGAGATCCTGGGAAGTCTCTGCTCTGCTACTGCGTGGCTGTACTTCTAATTGTGGGCTGCGGGCTGGGTGGCGTCGGCCTTctctccaccaccaccagcgTCTCGAGCGAATGGCGACTGGGCGCAGGCACGGCCCTCTGCCTGCTAGCCCTAGGGGTCCTGCTCAAACAACTGCTCAGCTCGGCTGTGCAGGACATGAATTGCGTTCGAAGCCGACAGCGGATCAACATGCTAAAAAGTGGTGGTTTGTCGGACGTCCTTGTGGTTTTGATTACAGGGCTGTCATTGTTGATTTGTGGAGGGGTTCTACTATACCTGGCCCTGGCTAACCACATGCCGAAGCCTGGCCAAGCCCTTAATGACATGTACATCTCTGGAGTGGTTTTGCTAGCTGGAGGAGGGGCTGCAGTGGTGGGTGTTGGGATATACTCGTTTGCGGTCGTCCTGCTTGAGAGGACAAGGCACGGACGACGGTTGGTGGATCGGGTTTTGAATATCTTCACTGTTTCTGGACACATGGACCGCCAGGCCCGCAGAGAGACTACCTCCAGTCTGGCTAATCTCATATGA